In a genomic window of Leptolyngbya sp. SIO1E4:
- a CDS encoding TIGR04168 family protein, producing the protein MDTSLPERAVRIAIIGDVHNQWDEQDAIALHSLNVDLVLFVGDFGNESVEVVRSIAALDLPKAAICGNHDAWYTATPWGQRKCPYDRATEDWVQAQLDLLGEAHVGYGKLDFPALSLTVVGGRPFSWGGPDWKNATFYRDRFGIHNFEESIACMKQAVDATAHNTLLFIGHCGPTGLGDRPESPCGRDWNPIGGDFGDPDLTAAIAYAQQIGKTVPLVTFGHMHHGLRHRKDIQRERLSIGSQGTVYLNAASVPRIIQNGASCLRNCSLVTLQNDQVQQASLTWINQDLVVTSEEDLLSTAVRPEVLQVVMG; encoded by the coding sequence GTGGACACATCGCTTCCAGAAAGGGCCGTGCGAATTGCAATTATCGGCGATGTCCATAACCAGTGGGATGAACAAGATGCCATCGCCCTCCACAGCCTGAATGTGGATCTTGTGCTCTTCGTGGGCGACTTCGGCAATGAATCAGTGGAGGTGGTGCGCTCTATTGCCGCCCTTGATTTGCCCAAAGCAGCCATCTGCGGCAACCATGATGCCTGGTACACAGCAACCCCCTGGGGGCAGCGCAAATGCCCTTACGATCGCGCCACTGAAGATTGGGTACAAGCACAGCTTGATTTGCTGGGGGAAGCCCATGTCGGCTATGGCAAACTTGATTTTCCCGCCCTATCTCTCACGGTTGTGGGCGGACGGCCCTTTAGCTGGGGTGGCCCAGACTGGAAAAATGCCACTTTTTATCGCGATCGCTTTGGCATCCATAATTTTGAAGAATCGATAGCCTGCATGAAGCAAGCTGTGGATGCCACCGCTCACAATACCCTTCTCTTCATCGGACATTGCGGCCCCACCGGCCTGGGCGATCGCCCAGAATCTCCCTGTGGTCGCGACTGGAATCCCATCGGCGGCGACTTTGGGGATCCAGACTTAACCGCTGCGATCGCCTATGCTCAACAAATCGGTAAAACCGTTCCCCTCGTTACCTTTGGGCACATGCACCACGGCCTCCGCCATCGTAAAGACATTCAGCGAGAGCGCCTCAGTATCGGCAGCCAGGGAACCGTTTATCTCAATGCTGCCAGCGTGCCTCGCATCATTCAGAATGGGGCATCTTGTTTACGCAATTGTTCTTTAGTTACCCTGCAAAACGACCAGGTGCAACAGGCCTCCCTCACCTGGATCAACCAGGATCTTGTGGTGACCTCTGAGG
- a CDS encoding type IV pilin-like G/H family protein, whose protein sequence is MKSLIKGWFSYLDCFNTNVNCHRHWVSTGVVILIGSFGVAGCLPLGVFESASEHQQVSDLTEVKAALTTLNRAQQAYYIETGTFAPTLEDLQIGLPEEIGFYKLEIATADDQKAIMTAKTPSYKQPNFSAGTFFVATPEPRTITILCEGETFSENPPPVPQLDGDTLVCSGETSAQSRE, encoded by the coding sequence ATGAAAAGCTTAATTAAAGGATGGTTTAGTTATCTGGACTGTTTTAACACGAATGTAAACTGCCACAGACATTGGGTCAGCACCGGTGTCGTCATCCTGATAGGAAGCTTCGGGGTAGCAGGCTGTTTGCCCCTAGGCGTATTTGAATCAGCTTCAGAACACCAGCAAGTGAGCGATCTGACGGAGGTTAAAGCAGCCCTCACCACCCTGAACCGGGCTCAGCAGGCTTACTACATTGAAACAGGCACGTTTGCCCCAACGTTAGAGGACTTACAGATCGGACTCCCAGAAGAAATCGGGTTCTATAAACTGGAGATCGCAACGGCAGATGATCAAAAAGCCATCATGACGGCTAAAACGCCATCCTACAAGCAGCCCAACTTCTCGGCTGGGACATTTTTCGTCGCTACGCCAGAGCCTCGGACAATTACAATTCTGTGTGAGGGAGAAACGTTTTCTGAAAATCCGCCACCGGTGCCGCAATTAGACGGGGATACACTTGTGTGTTCTGGGGAAACTAGCGCCCAGTCTCGTGAGTAA